Proteins co-encoded in one Corynebacterium lujinxingii genomic window:
- a CDS encoding rhomboid family intramembrane serine protease, with the protein MPRRTKRKQQRNSGLRFAGGFLAVIWVVFVLEMIFPWLQGFGIHPLDIYSLPMIFTSPLLHANLEHIISNSLTGALFAYLIGYSGKRVFWEVTAFTVLIGGLGTWVFGGIGTNHIGASGLVYGWLAYLIVRGFFNRSVGQIITGIVLGFFYSGLIWGVLPGTEGVSWQAHLFGAIGGVVAGMVITSDDPPQLVAKREAKALEKARRQG; encoded by the coding sequence GTGCCGCGGCGGACGAAGCGCAAGCAGCAGCGCAACTCCGGCCTGCGCTTTGCCGGCGGCTTCCTCGCGGTGATCTGGGTGGTGTTCGTCCTGGAGATGATCTTCCCGTGGCTGCAAGGCTTTGGCATCCACCCGCTGGATATCTACAGCCTGCCGATGATCTTCACCTCGCCGCTTTTGCACGCGAACCTGGAGCACATCATCTCCAACTCGCTGACCGGCGCGCTGTTCGCCTACCTCATCGGCTACTCCGGCAAGCGCGTGTTCTGGGAAGTCACCGCGTTTACCGTCCTTATCGGAGGGTTGGGCACCTGGGTGTTCGGTGGCATCGGCACCAATCACATTGGCGCCTCCGGTTTGGTCTACGGCTGGCTGGCGTATTTGATCGTGCGCGGCTTTTTCAACCGCTCGGTTGGCCAGATCATCACAGGCATCGTCCTCGGCTTTTTCTACTCCGGCCTGATCTGGGGTGTGCTGCCAGGCACCGAGGGTGTGTCGTGGCAGGCGCACCTGTTTGGCGCGATCGGCGGTGTGGTCGCGGGCATGGTGATTACATCGGACGACCCGCCACAGCTCGTCGCTAAGCGAGAAGCGAAGGCGCTGGAGAAAGCGCGCAGGCAGGGATAA
- the ctaD gene encoding aa3-type cytochrome oxidase subunit I, translating to MTAVAPRLDNYVPPTRPEPTGNARKGSKIYKQLTTTDHKELGIMYIIMSFVWFFVAGLMALLIRLELFSPGLQFLSNEQFNQLFTMHGTVMLLAFGTPIVWGFANYVLPLQIGAPDVAFPRLNAFGFWVTTVGVVAMLLGFITPGGAADFGWTMYMPLADATHTPSVSANLWVVGVGATGVGTIASAVNMLTTVLTMRAPGMTMFRMPAFTWTVFVTSIIALMIFPLLTAAAMGVLYDRLLGGHIYDTANGGTILWQHLFWFFGHPEVYVLALPFFGVISEIVPVFSRKPMFGYIGLIFATLAIAGLSMAVWAHHMFATGAILLPFFSFMTFLIAVPTGVKFFNWLGTMWNGHLTFETPMLWATGFLFTFLFGGLTGIMLASPPLDFHLHDSYFVVAHFHYTLFGTVVFASTAGVYFWFPKMTGRMLDEKLGKIHFWFTVVGFNMTFLVQHWLGNMGMPRRYADYLDTDGFTLLNQVSTVGAFILGIGFLPFIWNVFKSWRYGEIVTVDDPWGYGNSLEWATSCPPPRHNFTSLPRIRSERPAFELHYPHMVETLRREAHTGRHDSDAKVASK from the coding sequence ATGACCGCTGTGGCACCCCGGCTGGACAATTATGTCCCGCCGACACGCCCTGAGCCCACGGGCAACGCCCGGAAGGGTTCGAAAATTTACAAGCAACTGACCACGACCGACCACAAAGAACTGGGCATCATGTACATCATCATGTCCTTCGTCTGGTTCTTCGTGGCCGGCCTGATGGCGTTGCTCATCCGCCTGGAGCTGTTTAGCCCGGGCCTGCAGTTCCTGTCCAACGAGCAGTTCAACCAGCTGTTCACCATGCACGGCACCGTGATGCTGCTTGCGTTCGGTACGCCGATTGTGTGGGGCTTTGCTAACTACGTCCTGCCGTTGCAGATCGGTGCTCCGGATGTGGCCTTCCCGCGCCTGAACGCGTTCGGCTTCTGGGTCACCACCGTCGGTGTCGTCGCGATGCTGCTCGGCTTCATCACCCCGGGTGGTGCGGCTGACTTCGGTTGGACCATGTACATGCCGCTGGCTGACGCAACGCACACCCCGTCCGTCTCCGCCAACCTCTGGGTTGTCGGTGTGGGCGCTACCGGTGTGGGCACCATCGCCTCCGCTGTGAACATGCTCACCACCGTGCTCACCATGCGTGCGCCGGGCATGACCATGTTCCGCATGCCGGCGTTCACCTGGACGGTCTTCGTTACCTCGATCATCGCCCTGATGATCTTCCCGCTGCTGACTGCTGCCGCGATGGGTGTGCTCTACGACCGTCTCCTCGGCGGCCACATCTACGACACGGCTAACGGTGGCACCATCCTGTGGCAGCACCTGTTCTGGTTCTTCGGCCACCCGGAGGTCTACGTTCTCGCGCTGCCGTTCTTCGGTGTGATCTCCGAGATCGTCCCGGTCTTCTCCCGTAAGCCGATGTTCGGCTACATCGGCCTGATCTTCGCAACGCTGGCAATTGCCGGCCTGTCGATGGCCGTGTGGGCGCACCACATGTTCGCCACCGGCGCGATCCTGCTGCCGTTCTTCTCGTTCATGACCTTCCTGATTGCTGTCCCGACCGGCGTGAAGTTCTTCAACTGGCTGGGCACCATGTGGAACGGCCACCTGACGTTTGAGACCCCGATGCTGTGGGCGACCGGCTTCCTGTTCACCTTCCTGTTCGGTGGTCTGACCGGCATCATGCTGGCTTCTCCGCCGCTGGACTTCCACCTGCACGACTCCTACTTCGTGGTCGCGCACTTCCACTACACCCTGTTCGGCACCGTGGTCTTCGCGTCCACCGCCGGCGTGTACTTCTGGTTCCCGAAGATGACCGGCCGCATGCTCGACGAGAAGCTGGGCAAGATCCACTTCTGGTTCACGGTCGTCGGCTTCAACATGACCTTCCTGGTCCAGCACTGGCTGGGCAACATGGGCATGCCGCGTCGTTACGCTGACTACCTGGACACCGACGGCTTCACCCTCCTGAACCAGGTGTCCACGGTCGGCGCCTTCATCCTGGGTATCGGCTTCCTGCCGTTCATCTGGAACGTGTTCAAGTCCTGGCGCTACGGCGAGATCGTCACCGTCGACGATCCGTGGGGCTACGGCAACTCGCTCGAGTGGGCCACCTCCTGCCCGCCGCCGCGCCACAACTTCACCTCCCTGCCGCGTATCCGCTCCGAGCGCCCGGCGTTCGAGCTGCACTACCCGCACATGGTGGAGACCCTGCGCCGCGAGGCGCACACTGGCCGTCACGATTCCGATGCCAAGGTCGCGTCGAAGTAA
- a CDS encoding aminoacyl-tRNA hydrolase → MEHSTEIAAAHARLKALVAGDYRERAEDPDDPSTVQAMQMAINLPKQETPTRNEVLVSAARAVVAVCLDPRAGEEGFWRDGLEQWYSHRIRKVARRARNKAWDDVQALPGVTVGSVRAFVPSAVGEVPHEISKLQIKGTELDETEDLPLLDDTPLIAVDNSLGMSVGKTAAQVGHASMLLAAAQDTDWVLAWAEQGFPLNVREVDSERFREICAQDDAVPVRDAGFTEVAPGSVTVVATP, encoded by the coding sequence ATGGAACACAGCACTGAAATCGCCGCCGCCCACGCCCGCCTCAAAGCGCTGGTAGCTGGGGACTACCGGGAGCGTGCAGAAGACCCCGACGACCCGTCAACGGTGCAGGCGATGCAGATGGCGATCAACCTGCCCAAGCAGGAGACGCCGACGCGAAACGAGGTGCTTGTCAGCGCCGCGCGCGCCGTCGTCGCGGTCTGCCTTGACCCTCGCGCGGGTGAGGAGGGGTTCTGGCGCGACGGGCTCGAGCAGTGGTACTCCCACCGCATCCGCAAGGTGGCGCGTCGCGCCCGCAACAAGGCGTGGGACGACGTGCAGGCCCTGCCCGGGGTGACGGTGGGCAGCGTGCGGGCGTTTGTGCCGTCCGCGGTGGGGGAGGTGCCCCACGAGATCAGCAAGTTGCAGATCAAGGGCACCGAGTTGGACGAAACCGAGGACCTGCCGCTTCTCGACGATACCCCGCTCATCGCAGTCGATAACTCATTGGGAATGTCCGTGGGTAAGACGGCGGCGCAGGTGGGGCACGCCTCGATGCTGCTAGCGGCCGCGCAGGACACCGACTGGGTGCTCGCGTGGGCCGAGCAGGGGTTCCCGCTGAACGTGCGCGAGGTGGACTCCGAGCGCTTCCGAGAGATTTGCGCCCAGGACGATGCGGTGCCGGTGCGTGACGCTGGGTTTACGGAGGTGGCGCCCGGTTCGGTGACGGTTGTCGCTACGCCTTAG
- a CDS encoding DUF2017 domain-containing protein produces the protein MQAWRKKKGLMRSTPKFTTVFDPMEREVIGDLTATVSEALIARAQSAPKDEFAEMMGVSTGHTEAPEDPKLARLLPDFEREGDEEFDGDNGLLRSLHENDIIKAKLMNLQVVNEALGPTGGVEVTIDEDDAHPFIAALNDMRLYVSADTSGGEGAQQEREMLVEWLAFCQDSLLEALMS, from the coding sequence ATGCAGGCTTGGCGCAAGAAGAAGGGGTTGATGCGCTCGACCCCGAAGTTCACCACCGTGTTCGACCCGATGGAGCGCGAGGTGATCGGGGACCTGACTGCCACCGTGTCCGAGGCGCTCATCGCTCGCGCACAGTCGGCGCCGAAGGACGAGTTCGCCGAGATGATGGGGGTGTCCACCGGCCACACCGAGGCGCCGGAGGACCCGAAACTGGCGCGCCTGTTGCCGGATTTCGAGCGCGAGGGCGATGAGGAGTTCGACGGCGACAACGGTCTGTTGCGCAGCCTGCACGAAAACGACATCATCAAGGCGAAGTTGATGAACCTCCAGGTGGTCAACGAGGCGCTCGGCCCCACCGGCGGGGTAGAGGTGACCATCGACGAGGACGACGCCCACCCGTTTATCGCCGCCCTCAACGACATGCGCTTGTACGTCTCCGCGGACACCTCCGGCGGCGAGGGCGCCCAGCAGGAGCGCGAGATGCTGGTCGAGTGGCTCGCGTTTTGCCAGGATTCCCTCCTTGAAGCCCTGATGAGCTGA
- the clpS gene encoding ATP-dependent Clp protease adapter ClpS, translating into MATPDLDESLDVDVATSENLPWLCIVWDDPVNLMSYVTYVFQTVLGYDRKRAQELMMQVHTEGKAVVSSGEKDKVETDVKKLHTAGLWATMQQAG; encoded by the coding sequence ATGGCGACGCCGGACCTGGACGAGTCCCTCGACGTCGACGTAGCCACGAGCGAAAACCTGCCGTGGCTATGCATCGTGTGGGACGACCCGGTCAACCTGATGAGTTACGTCACCTACGTCTTCCAGACCGTGTTGGGCTACGACCGCAAGCGCGCCCAGGAGTTGATGATGCAGGTGCACACCGAGGGCAAGGCCGTGGTCTCCTCGGGTGAAAAGGACAAGGTGGAAACCGACGTGAAGAAGCTGCATACCGCGGGCCTGTGGGCCACGATGCAGCAGGCCGGGTAG
- the murI gene encoding glutamate racemase produces MADNNAPIGLFDSGVGGLTVARAVMGQLPGESLIYIGDTANSPYGPQPIADVRAHSQRIADDLVERGCKMLVIACNTATAAFLHDARERYNIPVLEVIQPAVRRAMATTRNNNIGVIGTEGTVNSGVYQDFFAVNPNVEVTAVACPEFVPLVEQGVTSGRRVLDVARGYVAPLREAGVDTLVLGCTHYPLLSGVIQLAVGDQVALVSSAEETSKDVLRVLTESDLLADDTTTPTHIFESTGDPETFDTLSRRFLGPEVHAVGRGL; encoded by the coding sequence ATGGCGGACAACAACGCACCCATCGGACTGTTCGATTCCGGCGTGGGTGGGCTCACGGTCGCGCGCGCGGTGATGGGGCAGTTGCCGGGCGAGTCGCTGATCTACATCGGCGATACCGCGAACAGCCCGTACGGCCCGCAGCCGATCGCGGATGTGCGCGCGCACTCGCAACGCATCGCAGACGATCTCGTGGAGCGCGGCTGCAAGATGCTGGTGATCGCCTGCAACACGGCCACCGCGGCGTTTCTTCACGACGCCCGCGAGCGCTACAACATCCCCGTCTTGGAGGTCATCCAGCCAGCCGTGCGCCGCGCGATGGCCACCACCAGAAACAACAACATCGGCGTGATCGGTACCGAGGGCACCGTGAACTCCGGGGTGTACCAGGACTTCTTCGCGGTCAACCCGAATGTTGAGGTCACCGCGGTTGCTTGCCCGGAGTTCGTGCCGCTGGTGGAGCAGGGGGTGACCTCCGGCAGGCGCGTCCTCGACGTCGCGCGCGGGTACGTCGCGCCGCTGCGCGAAGCCGGGGTGGACACGCTCGTGCTCGGGTGCACGCACTACCCGCTGCTGTCCGGCGTCATCCAGTTGGCGGTGGGCGACCAGGTCGCGCTTGTCTCGTCTGCCGAAGAGACATCCAAGGACGTGCTGCGCGTGCTCACCGAGAGCGATTTGCTTGCCGACGACACCACAACCCCCACCCACATCTTCGAGTCGACCGGCGACCCGGAGACCTTCGACACACTTTCGCGCCGTTTCCTGGGGCCGGAGGTGCACGCGGTGGGGCGTGGACTGTGA
- a CDS encoding P1 family peptidase encodes MLDDDPLTRIGHTSLDDTGVTAVVAPHEAGMVAAVDVRGGGPGTRETDLLEPHNTVERVHAILLCGGSAFGLAAADGAMQELERRGWGFPVFGEGAPGPRVPIVPAAVIFDLVVGDPSHRPGPEDGARAVAAAFETPSSETGSVGAGCGATAGVLRGGFGRARVETDGYSVEANVVANPVGSVVDARTGLLFGDPDQPAVDLKRFTQLQRPTPKLNTTIGVIATDAPLTKAQLKRVAMTGHDGIARAVRPAHSPLDGDTLCAVSTAAPGEQPVTDVETLGRFGEAAAQAVQAAIVDAVVHATGAFGVSAWEDIAR; translated from the coding sequence ATGCTTGACGACGACCCCTTGACCCGCATCGGCCACACCTCGCTGGACGACACGGGAGTGACCGCCGTCGTCGCCCCGCACGAGGCAGGCATGGTCGCGGCCGTGGACGTGCGCGGGGGAGGCCCCGGCACCCGCGAGACGGACCTGCTCGAGCCACACAACACCGTCGAGCGGGTGCACGCGATCCTGCTGTGTGGCGGTTCCGCGTTCGGCTTGGCGGCGGCTGACGGCGCCATGCAGGAGCTGGAGCGGCGCGGCTGGGGCTTCCCCGTCTTCGGCGAGGGCGCACCCGGCCCGCGGGTGCCCATCGTGCCGGCGGCCGTGATCTTCGACCTTGTCGTCGGCGATCCGTCCCACCGACCGGGACCCGAGGATGGCGCCCGTGCCGTCGCCGCCGCCTTCGAAACCCCGTCCAGCGAGACCGGCAGCGTCGGCGCCGGCTGCGGCGCGACCGCAGGTGTGCTGCGCGGCGGGTTCGGCCGGGCGCGGGTAGAAACAGACGGCTACTCGGTGGAGGCCAACGTGGTGGCCAATCCGGTGGGGTCGGTCGTGGACGCGCGTACCGGGCTGCTGTTTGGCGACCCGGACCAGCCCGCCGTGGACCTGAAGCGCTTCACCCAGCTTCAGCGCCCCACGCCGAAACTCAACACCACCATCGGGGTGATCGCCACCGACGCCCCGCTAACCAAGGCGCAACTCAAACGCGTGGCTATGACCGGCCACGACGGCATCGCGCGTGCCGTGCGCCCGGCCCACTCGCCGCTGGACGGCGACACCTTGTGTGCCGTCTCCACCGCCGCTCCGGGCGAGCAGCCGGTCACCGACGTCGAGACGCTCGGGCGCTTCGGCGAGGCCGCGGCGCAAGCGGTGCAGGCCGCGATCGTGGACGCCGTGGTGCACGCCACCGGTGCCTTTGGTGTGAGCGCCTGGGAAGATATCGCGCGCTAA
- a CDS encoding nicotinate phosphoribosyltransferase produces MNQPHRSTAFLTDMYELTMLDAAIQDGTAERDCIFEVFGRRLPNERRYGVVAGTARVLDAITHFRFTEEQIATADFLSEECKDYLRNYRFSGQVDGYREGELYFPYSPIMTVRGTFAECVILETVILSILNSDSAVASAASRIVSAADGRPIIEMGSRRTHEQSAVAAARATYIAGFDATSNLEASLRYGIPASGTSAHSWTLLHVDEDGQPDEKAAFRGQIDSLGTDTTLLVDTFDITKGVENALEVAGTELGGVRIDSGDLGIVSRRVRKQLDEAGAFNTRIIVSSDLDEFAIAGLRGDPVDGFGVGTSVVTGSGAPTAGLVYKLVEVNGYPVAKRSSGKVTYGGGKSALRAYRSSGVAVAEVVHPLGIDVPRKPNLEYREMTTPLIRDGEIVDNQPSIEDTRALHAAARKTLPWEGLALSRGEVAIPTHFIGFPEPTE; encoded by the coding sequence ATGAACCAACCACACCGCTCCACCGCGTTTCTGACCGACATGTACGAACTCACCATGCTCGACGCCGCCATCCAGGACGGCACGGCCGAGCGCGATTGTATCTTCGAGGTCTTCGGCCGCCGCTTACCCAACGAGCGCCGCTACGGCGTCGTCGCCGGCACCGCGCGCGTGCTGGACGCGATCACGCACTTCAGGTTCACCGAGGAGCAGATCGCCACCGCGGACTTTCTTTCCGAAGAATGCAAGGACTACCTGCGAAATTACCGCTTCTCCGGCCAGGTCGACGGCTACCGCGAAGGTGAGCTGTACTTTCCGTACTCGCCGATTATGACGGTACGCGGCACGTTCGCCGAGTGCGTGATTTTAGAGACCGTCATCTTGTCCATCCTCAACTCCGACTCCGCGGTCGCCTCCGCCGCCTCACGCATTGTTTCCGCCGCTGACGGCCGCCCGATCATCGAGATGGGCTCGCGGCGCACCCACGAGCAGTCCGCGGTGGCTGCAGCCCGCGCGACGTATATCGCGGGCTTTGATGCCACCTCGAACTTGGAGGCATCGCTACGCTACGGCATCCCGGCCTCCGGCACCTCCGCGCACTCGTGGACGCTGCTGCATGTCGACGAGGACGGCCAGCCCGACGAGAAGGCCGCTTTCCGTGGTCAGATCGACTCCCTGGGCACCGACACGACGCTTTTGGTGGACACCTTCGACATCACCAAGGGCGTGGAGAACGCCCTCGAGGTCGCCGGCACGGAGTTGGGTGGAGTGCGCATCGACTCGGGCGATCTCGGCATCGTCTCGCGGCGCGTGCGCAAGCAACTCGACGAGGCCGGCGCGTTTAACACCCGCATCATCGTCTCCTCAGACTTGGACGAGTTCGCCATCGCGGGGCTTCGCGGCGACCCGGTTGACGGCTTCGGCGTAGGCACCTCCGTGGTCACCGGCTCGGGCGCACCCACGGCGGGCCTGGTGTACAAGTTGGTGGAGGTCAACGGCTACCCGGTGGCGAAACGCTCTTCCGGCAAGGTGACCTACGGTGGCGGCAAGTCCGCTCTTCGCGCGTACCGCTCCTCCGGTGTGGCCGTGGCAGAGGTCGTCCACCCGCTGGGGATCGACGTGCCGCGCAAGCCGAACCTGGAGTACCGCGAGATGACCACGCCGCTCATTCGGGATGGGGAGATCGTGGATAATCAACCCTCCATCGAGGACACCCGTGCGCTCCACGCCGCTGCCCGCAAAACCCTGCCGTGGGAGGGCCTGGCTCTCTCACGCGGCGAGGTAGCTATCCCGACGCACTTCATCGGCTTCCCGGAGCCGACTGAGTAG
- the rph gene encoding ribonuclease PH: MTDFSRLDGRAVDELRPVRITRGFTSNPAGSVLVEFGNTRVMCTASVEEGVPRFKKDSGEGWLTAEYAMLPSATHERMPRESMKGKVKGRTHEISRLVGRSLRAAVDLAELGENTIQLDCDVLQADGGTRTASITGAYVALADAISVLKERGVVPGEPLLKPIAAVSAGIIDGRVCLDLPYEEDSRAEVDLNVVMQEGGNFVEIQGTGEHGLFGREQLGEMLDVATKGCEELIAAQKVALGW, encoded by the coding sequence ATGACTGATTTCTCGCGTCTCGACGGCCGCGCCGTCGACGAACTCCGCCCCGTCCGCATCACCCGCGGTTTCACCTCCAACCCCGCCGGCAGCGTGCTGGTGGAGTTCGGCAACACCCGCGTGATGTGCACCGCCTCCGTGGAGGAGGGTGTGCCGCGCTTTAAGAAGGACTCCGGCGAAGGCTGGCTTACCGCCGAGTACGCCATGCTGCCGTCCGCAACCCATGAGCGGATGCCGCGCGAGTCCATGAAGGGCAAGGTCAAAGGCCGCACCCACGAGATCTCCCGCCTGGTGGGCCGATCGCTGCGCGCCGCGGTGGACCTTGCCGAACTTGGCGAGAACACCATCCAGCTCGATTGCGACGTCCTCCAGGCCGACGGCGGCACCCGCACCGCCTCCATCACGGGTGCGTACGTCGCGCTTGCAGACGCCATCTCTGTCCTCAAAGAACGCGGCGTCGTCCCCGGCGAGCCGCTGCTCAAACCGATTGCGGCCGTCTCCGCCGGCATCATCGATGGCCGTGTCTGCCTCGATCTGCCGTACGAGGAGGATTCCCGCGCCGAGGTGGACCTCAATGTGGTTATGCAGGAGGGCGGCAACTTCGTGGAGATCCAAGGCACCGGCGAGCACGGCCTGTTCGGCCGCGAGCAGTTGGGCGAGATGCTGGATGTGGCCACCAAGGGCTGCGAGGAACTCATCGCCGCGCAGAAGGTGGCGCTGGGATGGTAA
- a CDS encoding ATP-dependent DNA helicase, whose translation MADEPLSQSTTELLDAAVEALGGARRPGQVKMAEAVTHSLDSERHLAVQAGTGTGKSLAYLVPAIRYAQMHETTVVVSTATIALQRQLVERDLPRLADALEPLLPTRPTFAIQKGRNNYVCLHKLAADEPGESLIEEEELSWLGKHVKRVAEWAQDTPTGDRDDLVPGVPDQAWRQVSVTSRECLGAARCPHGEECFAEIARENTKDVDIVVTNHALLAIDALADVDVLPQHDAVIIDEAHELDGRITSVATSEISARALTMAARRAGKLGAKRETLEDVIDDFTAAIDLEAPGRWETISDPARGGFAALRDALWKTRQAISDAPEGEAQNDPETFAERGNLKNHLEDLHDAVVRILEVFDEPDPAKHTDVVWLTRSDRFGDSVSVAPLSVAGLLHERLFGERTVVLTSATLTVGGNFNAMAASWGLPKGQWDSLDAGTPFDPAKAGILYTATHLPTPGRDGLSQETLDEIAELITAAGGRTLGLFSSKRAAEQAAEAMRGRLPFDIYVQGEDSTGVLVDKFAKSENSCLFGTLTLWQGVDVPGSACSLVIIDRIPFPRPDDPLLQARSNAADAAGRSGFMEVSATHASLLMAQGAGRLLRSVNDRGVVAVLDNRLTTKRYGSFIRRSLPAFWDTTDPQVVRGALGRLVAKA comes from the coding sequence GTGGCTGACGAACCGCTTTCGCAATCCACCACCGAGTTGTTAGACGCGGCCGTCGAAGCTCTCGGCGGCGCGCGCCGCCCCGGCCAGGTGAAGATGGCCGAGGCCGTGACACACTCGCTTGATAGCGAGCGCCACCTCGCCGTCCAAGCCGGCACAGGCACCGGCAAGTCGTTGGCGTACCTCGTGCCGGCAATCCGCTACGCGCAGATGCACGAGACCACCGTTGTGGTCTCCACCGCCACCATCGCGCTGCAGCGCCAGCTGGTCGAGCGCGACCTGCCGCGGCTTGCCGACGCCCTAGAGCCGCTCCTGCCCACCCGGCCCACCTTTGCCATCCAAAAAGGCCGCAACAACTACGTCTGCCTGCACAAACTCGCAGCCGACGAGCCGGGCGAATCCCTGATCGAAGAAGAGGAACTGTCCTGGCTGGGCAAACACGTCAAACGCGTCGCCGAGTGGGCCCAAGACACCCCGACCGGCGACCGCGACGACCTCGTCCCCGGCGTGCCGGACCAGGCGTGGCGGCAAGTCTCCGTCACCTCGCGAGAGTGCCTGGGTGCTGCGCGTTGCCCGCACGGCGAGGAATGCTTCGCCGAAATCGCCCGCGAGAACACCAAAGACGTCGACATCGTGGTAACCAACCACGCGCTGCTGGCCATCGACGCGCTTGCCGACGTCGACGTGCTCCCCCAGCACGACGCCGTAATCATCGACGAGGCCCACGAACTCGACGGCCGTATCACGTCTGTGGCCACCTCCGAAATCTCCGCCCGCGCGCTGACCATGGCGGCACGCCGCGCCGGCAAACTGGGCGCAAAACGCGAAACCCTCGAGGATGTGATCGACGACTTCACCGCCGCCATCGACCTAGAAGCCCCCGGCCGTTGGGAGACCATCTCCGACCCGGCCCGCGGCGGCTTCGCCGCACTTCGCGACGCCCTGTGGAAGACCCGCCAGGCCATCAGCGACGCCCCCGAGGGCGAGGCCCAAAACGACCCGGAGACCTTCGCCGAGCGCGGCAACCTCAAGAACCACCTGGAGGACCTCCACGACGCCGTCGTGCGCATCCTCGAGGTCTTCGACGAGCCCGACCCCGCCAAGCACACCGACGTGGTGTGGCTGACCCGCTCCGACCGCTTCGGTGACTCCGTCTCCGTCGCACCCCTGTCGGTGGCAGGCCTCCTCCATGAGCGTCTCTTCGGCGAGCGCACCGTCGTACTCACCTCGGCGACACTGACCGTCGGCGGCAACTTCAACGCCATGGCCGCTTCCTGGGGCCTGCCGAAGGGCCAGTGGGACTCTCTTGACGCCGGCACGCCCTTCGACCCCGCCAAGGCCGGCATCCTCTACACCGCCACACACCTGCCCACCCCGGGGCGAGACGGGCTGTCGCAGGAAACGCTCGACGAGATCGCCGAACTCATTACCGCCGCGGGCGGGCGCACTTTGGGGCTGTTTTCTTCGAAACGCGCCGCCGAGCAGGCCGCCGAAGCCATGCGCGGGCGTCTCCCCTTCGACATCTACGTACAGGGCGAGGACTCCACCGGGGTGCTGGTGGACAAATTCGCCAAGTCCGAAAACTCCTGCCTATTCGGCACACTCACCCTCTGGCAGGGCGTGGACGTGCCGGGCAGCGCTTGCTCGCTGGTGATCATCGACCGCATCCCCTTCCCCCGCCCCGACGACCCGCTGTTGCAGGCGCGCTCCAACGCCGCCGACGCTGCGGGGCGTTCCGGGTTCATGGAGGTCTCCGCCACCCACGCCTCGCTGCTCATGGCGCAAGGCGCGGGGCGGCTGCTGCGCTCCGTCAACGACCGCGGAGTGGTCGCCGTTTTAGACAACCGCTTAACGACGAAACGCTACGGCTCGTTTATCCGCCGCAGCCTCCCCGCCTTCTGGGACACCACCGACCCCCAGGTGGTGCGCGGCGCCCTCGGCCGACTGGTGGCTAAGGCGTAG
- a CDS encoding MBL fold metallo-hydrolase yields the protein MKLTILGCSGSLAAPGNPASSYVISVPGETDVVMDFGPGALAAMQEQFDPAAAHVIFSHLHADHCADIPSLLVWRRYHPTAPASERHRMIGPSYAPLHFGRMSADRPDAVDDFSDTFDFTAWRTGQPEHLSGLTITPFDVIHPAQESHALRVEDENGKVLTFSGDSCFTPTLIDAARGADLFLCEAAWGATSEGKPEGMHMSGVDAGRIAREAGVKTLVLVHIQPWTDPQQVAEAASTEFDGEIVLGTAGAVFEV from the coding sequence ATGAAGTTGACCATCCTCGGGTGTTCCGGAAGCCTGGCGGCGCCCGGTAACCCCGCCTCCTCCTACGTCATCTCCGTTCCCGGTGAAACTGACGTGGTGATGGATTTCGGTCCGGGGGCGCTCGCCGCGATGCAGGAGCAGTTTGACCCTGCCGCGGCCCACGTGATCTTCAGCCATTTGCACGCCGACCACTGCGCCGACATCCCGTCGCTTTTGGTGTGGCGCCGCTACCACCCGACGGCACCTGCAAGTGAGCGCCATCGCATGATCGGCCCGTCGTACGCCCCGTTGCATTTTGGCCGCATGAGCGCCGACCGCCCAGATGCGGTGGACGATTTCTCCGACACCTTCGACTTCACCGCCTGGCGCACCGGCCAGCCCGAGCACCTCTCGGGCCTTACGATCACACCGTTCGACGTCATCCACCCCGCCCAGGAGTCGCACGCGCTGCGCGTGGAGGACGAAAACGGCAAGGTGCTGACGTTTTCCGGCGACTCCTGCTTTACGCCGACGCTTATCGACGCCGCCCGAGGCGCCGACCTCTTCCTCTGCGAAGCCGCCTGGGGTGCGACGTCCGAGGGTAAGCCGGAGGGCATGCACATGTCCGGCGTGGATGCCGGCCGCATCGCCCGCGAGGCCGGCGTGAAGACGTTGGTGTTGGTCCACATCCAGCCGTGGACCGACCCGCAGCAGGTCGCCGAGGCCGCGAGCACCGAGTTTGACGGGGAGATCGTTCTGGGCACCGCCGGCGCCGTCTTCGAGGTGTAG